The sequence CTATTATGACAGGTATTTAGAAGGTTATAATGGTGAATGCATTTCGTTGGCTTTTGAAGTACAGCTTATCGACGATGTTCCAGTTGAACCGCATGATATTCCAGTGGATTGGATTATTACTGAAAACAGGTCCATTGACTGTGGCGAGCAACGGAGAAAATCATGAAAAACCATTTGGATGTACTCCAACTTTTGAAGCGTTTTGGTATATTCATATACACAGGGGATAGAAAGGTCGATATTGAATTAATGCTTAATGAGGTGAAGGACCTGTATGACAACGGCCTAATCATGAAAGAGGATTATTTACTTGCGACGCTTATCCTTCGTCAGGAATTGAGTAATACCAAGAAG is a genomic window of Sporosarcina oncorhynchi containing:
- a CDS encoding YqgQ family protein, which translates into the protein MKNHLDVLQLLKRFGIFIYTGDRKVDIELMLNEVKDLYDNGLIMKEDYLLATLILRQELSNTKK